One window of the Marmota flaviventris isolate mMarFla1 chromosome 2, mMarFla1.hap1, whole genome shotgun sequence genome contains the following:
- the Ca12 gene encoding carbonic anhydrase 12 isoform X2 has protein sequence MPHYSLRAATVLLLVILNQQPCSPAPLNGSKWTYVGPNGEKSWSKKYPLCGGLLQSPIDLHGDILQYDASLVPLEFQGYNVSANEQLNLTNDGHSVRLILRSDMHIQGLHSHRYSATQLHLHWGNRNDPRGSEHTISGKPFAAELHIVHYNSDLYPNVSSASDKSEGLAVLAVLIEMGSFNPSYDKIFSHLQHVRYKGQQVLIPGFNIEELLPERPAEYYRYEGSLTTPPCHPTVLWTVFRNPVQISQEQLLALETALYFTQLDDPSPREMINNFRRVQKFDERLVYISFRQGIILSVALAGILGICIVLAVSIWLFKRKKSKKGDNKGVIYKPAIKKETEAHA, from the exons GTCCTAATGGGGAGAAGAGCTGGTCCAAGAAGTACCCATTATGTGGGGGCCTGCTGCAGTCCCCAATCGACCTGCATGGTGACATCCTCCAGTATGATGCCAGCCTTGTGCCTCTAGAGTTCCAAGGTTACAATGTGTCTGCCAATGAGCAGTTGAACCTGACCAATGATGGCCACTCAG TGAGACTGATCCTGCGCTCAGACATGCACATCCAGGGCCTCCATTCCCACCGATACAGTGCCACCCAGCTGCACCTGCACTGGGGGAACCGCAATGACCCCCGTGGCTCTGAGCACACCATCAGTGGGAAGCCCTTTGCTGCTGAG CTGCACATTGTCCATTATAACTCAGACCTGTACCCCAACGTCAGCTCTGCCAGTGACAAGTCAGAAGGCCTCGCTGTCCTAGCTGTCCTCATCGAG ATGGGCTCCTTCAATCCATCATATGACAAGATCTTCAGTCACCTTCAACATGTAAGGTACAAAG GCCAACAAGTGCTCATCCCAGGTTTCAACATTGAAGAACTGCTTCCTGAGAGGCCTGCCGAGTACTACCGCTATGAAGGGTCCCTGACCACACCTCCTTGCCACCCCACTGTGCTCTGGACGGTTTTCCGAAATCCTGTGCAAATTTCCCAGGAGCAG CTGCTGGCTTTGGAGACAGCTTTGTATTTCACACAACTGGATGACCCTTCACCAAGAGAAATGATCAACAACTTCCGTCGGGTCCAGAAGTTCGATGAGAGACTGGTATACATCTCCTTTCGACAAG GCATCATCCTTTCAGTGGCCTTGGCTGGCATTCTTGGCATCTGTATTGTCCTGGCAGTGTCCATTTGGCTtttcaaaaggaagaagag CAAAAAAGGTGACAACAAGGGAGTCATTTATAAACCAGCCATTAAGAAGGAGACCGAGGCCCATGCCTGA
- the Ca12 gene encoding carbonic anhydrase 12 isoform X1, producing the protein MPHYSLRAATVLLLVILNQQPCSPAPLNGSKWTYVGPNGEKSWSKKYPLCGGLLQSPIDLHGDILQYDASLVPLEFQGYNVSANEQLNLTNDGHSVRLILRSDMHIQGLHSHRYSATQLHLHWGNRNDPRGSEHTISGKPFAAELHIVHYNSDLYPNVSSASDKSEGLAVLAVLIEMGSFNPSYDKIFSHLQHVRYKGQQVLIPGFNIEELLPERPAEYYRYEGSLTTPPCHPTVLWTVFRNPVQISQEQLLALETALYFTQLDDPSPREMINNFRRVQKFDERLVYISFRQGIILSVALAGILGICIVLAVSIWLFKRKKSSKKGDNKGVIYKPAIKKETEAHA; encoded by the exons GTCCTAATGGGGAGAAGAGCTGGTCCAAGAAGTACCCATTATGTGGGGGCCTGCTGCAGTCCCCAATCGACCTGCATGGTGACATCCTCCAGTATGATGCCAGCCTTGTGCCTCTAGAGTTCCAAGGTTACAATGTGTCTGCCAATGAGCAGTTGAACCTGACCAATGATGGCCACTCAG TGAGACTGATCCTGCGCTCAGACATGCACATCCAGGGCCTCCATTCCCACCGATACAGTGCCACCCAGCTGCACCTGCACTGGGGGAACCGCAATGACCCCCGTGGCTCTGAGCACACCATCAGTGGGAAGCCCTTTGCTGCTGAG CTGCACATTGTCCATTATAACTCAGACCTGTACCCCAACGTCAGCTCTGCCAGTGACAAGTCAGAAGGCCTCGCTGTCCTAGCTGTCCTCATCGAG ATGGGCTCCTTCAATCCATCATATGACAAGATCTTCAGTCACCTTCAACATGTAAGGTACAAAG GCCAACAAGTGCTCATCCCAGGTTTCAACATTGAAGAACTGCTTCCTGAGAGGCCTGCCGAGTACTACCGCTATGAAGGGTCCCTGACCACACCTCCTTGCCACCCCACTGTGCTCTGGACGGTTTTCCGAAATCCTGTGCAAATTTCCCAGGAGCAG CTGCTGGCTTTGGAGACAGCTTTGTATTTCACACAACTGGATGACCCTTCACCAAGAGAAATGATCAACAACTTCCGTCGGGTCCAGAAGTTCGATGAGAGACTGGTATACATCTCCTTTCGACAAG GCATCATCCTTTCAGTGGCCTTGGCTGGCATTCTTGGCATCTGTATTGTCCTGGCAGTGTCCATTTGGCTtttcaaaaggaagaagag TAGCAAAAAAGGTGACAACAAGGGAGTCATTTATAAACCAGCCATTAAGAAGGAGACCGAGGCCCATGCCTGA
- the Ca12 gene encoding carbonic anhydrase 12 isoform X3, producing MPHYSLRAATVLLLVILNQQPCSPAPLNGSKWTYVGPNGEKSWSKKYPLCGGLLQSPIDLHGDILQYDASLVPLEFQGYNVSANEQLNLTNDGHSVRLILRSDMHIQGLHSHRYSATQLHLHWGNRNDPRGSEHTISGKPFAAELHIVHYNSDLYPNVSSASDKSEGLAVLAVLIEMGSFNPSYDKIFSHLQHVRYKGQQVLIPGFNIEELLPERPAEYYRYEGSLTTPPCHPTVLWTVFRNPVQISQEQLLALETALYFTQLDDPSPREMINNFRRVQKFDERLVYISFRQGEGSSTGLHLSIILSVALAGILGICIVLAVSIWLFKRKKSKKGDNKGVIYKPAIKKETEAHA from the exons GTCCTAATGGGGAGAAGAGCTGGTCCAAGAAGTACCCATTATGTGGGGGCCTGCTGCAGTCCCCAATCGACCTGCATGGTGACATCCTCCAGTATGATGCCAGCCTTGTGCCTCTAGAGTTCCAAGGTTACAATGTGTCTGCCAATGAGCAGTTGAACCTGACCAATGATGGCCACTCAG TGAGACTGATCCTGCGCTCAGACATGCACATCCAGGGCCTCCATTCCCACCGATACAGTGCCACCCAGCTGCACCTGCACTGGGGGAACCGCAATGACCCCCGTGGCTCTGAGCACACCATCAGTGGGAAGCCCTTTGCTGCTGAG CTGCACATTGTCCATTATAACTCAGACCTGTACCCCAACGTCAGCTCTGCCAGTGACAAGTCAGAAGGCCTCGCTGTCCTAGCTGTCCTCATCGAG ATGGGCTCCTTCAATCCATCATATGACAAGATCTTCAGTCACCTTCAACATGTAAGGTACAAAG GCCAACAAGTGCTCATCCCAGGTTTCAACATTGAAGAACTGCTTCCTGAGAGGCCTGCCGAGTACTACCGCTATGAAGGGTCCCTGACCACACCTCCTTGCCACCCCACTGTGCTCTGGACGGTTTTCCGAAATCCTGTGCAAATTTCCCAGGAGCAG CTGCTGGCTTTGGAGACAGCTTTGTATTTCACACAACTGGATGACCCTTCACCAAGAGAAATGATCAACAACTTCCGTCGGGTCCAGAAGTTCGATGAGAGACTGGTATACATCTCCTTTCGACAAGGTGAAGGAAGCAGT ACTGGGCTACACCTGA GCATCATCCTTTCAGTGGCCTTGGCTGGCATTCTTGGCATCTGTATTGTCCTGGCAGTGTCCATTTGGCTtttcaaaaggaagaagag CAAAAAAGGTGACAACAAGGGAGTCATTTATAAACCAGCCATTAAGAAGGAGACCGAGGCCCATGCCTGA